The Acyrthosiphon pisum isolate AL4f unplaced genomic scaffold, pea_aphid_22Mar2018_4r6ur Scaffold_21268;HRSCAF=23474, whole genome shotgun sequence genome has a segment encoding these proteins:
- the LOC107883488 gene encoding uncharacterized protein LOC107883488, giving the protein MDNEEVFALPDHLVDHDYFLPVVYEDDHILREEEVEELVEEEVEQLDEEEEEEPIVRVSETYRLIPGVHNRSRIYVDNLGFKYYKRETRGQRVYLVCERQKQQNQYCPSTATVSANLNDNRIRLGYYHDHQPRVIDLNVPFLRETIGERGIDPAVATSFMKTLCNNEIINHPEAAPNYTFIQAQERVKKMRRRRFPAQPLDIGQLAVALNEARNAIYALTVQNPPSRFFQQALVVNGRSVGVIFANMDAVNKYREELATG; this is encoded by the exons atggacaACGAGGAAGTATTTGCTCTTCCAGATCATTTGGTTGACCATGACTACTTCCTGCCAGTTGTATATGAAGATGATCATATACTGCGTGAAGAAGAAGTAGAGGAATTGGTAGAAGAAGAAGTAGAACAATTGGACGAAGAAGAGGAAGAGGAACCAATTGTCAGAGTGTCGGAAACATACAGATTGATTCCTGGGGTTCATAACCGATCGAGGATATATGTTGACAACTTGGGATTCAAGTATTACAAACGAGAAACTCGTGGACAACGCGT gtatttagtatGCGAACGGCAGAAGCAACAGAACCAGTACTGCCCTTCCACTGCAACTGTTAGTGCAAATTTGAACGACAACAGAATTCGTCTAGGGTACTACCACGACCATCAGCCCAGAGTGATCGACCTGAATGTGCCGTTTTTGAGGGAAACCATAGGTGAAAGAGGAATTGATCCAGCAGTTGCAACCTCATTTATGAAAACTTTGTGCAACAACGAAATTATCAA CCATCCAGAAGCAGCTCCCAACTACACATTTATTCAGGCTCAAGAACGAGTGAAAAAGATGAGACGTCGAAGATTCCCGGCGCAACCCCTTGATATTGGACAACTTGCAGTGGCACTGAATGAAGCACGAAATGCCATTTACGCTCTTACAGTTCAAAATCCTCCATctag gTTCTTTCAACAAGCATTGGTCGTCAATGGAAGGAGTGTTGGTGTGATCTTTGCGAACATGGATGCAGTCAACAAATACAGAGAAGAATTGGCCACtggttaa
- the LOC107883486 gene encoding uncharacterized protein LOC107883486, which yields MVYALLGSMTEEVYAALFDIVRNILPLNYQRVCFITDYEKALMSAVQQSFPESQLRCCWFHFTQSIVRYCHRRMNSVCNLIRTNPVAARVLRMVLALPHSDRNQE from the exons ATGGTCTATGCTCTACTGGGGAGCATGACTGAAGAAGTCTATGCGGCTCTGTTTGATattgtaagaaatattttaccTTTGAATTATCAACGCGTTTGTTTTATTACAGATTATGAAAAAGCTCTGATGTCAGCCGTTCAACAATCGTTTCCGGAAAGCCAATTGAGATGTTGTTGGTTCCATTTTACTcag tcTATTGTACGGTATTGTCACCGAAGGATGAACAGTGTTTGTAATTTAATCCGTACGAACCCAGTAGCTGCTCGAGTTCTCAGAAtg GTTTTGGCATTACCTCATTCTGATCGCAACCAGGAATGA